The Pseudanabaena galeata CCNP1313 genome includes a region encoding these proteins:
- a CDS encoding CHAT domain-containing protein produces the protein MTSRFYALTLVLTTGFGGILLPPDPSFVNAQTQTTQTRKAEADRLLDLGTQQYKLSQFEPALQSWQQALVIYQEIKDRQKEGILHGNLGKIYESLGRYDQAIASHRQSLAIAQELGDRRSEGESLINLGVVYRALGNYSQAIAHHEQSLVITRETGNRRGEGSALGNLGMNYYAQGDYVKAIAFHEQRLAIALEIKDRQGEGNAMGNLGNAYRAQGNFAKAIEYQEKRLAITREIKEIRGEGQALGFLGLVYRSLGDYPKSISYYKQSLAIATKINDRLSRAKSLGYLGNAYYDQGNYQEAVKYHQSSLDAAREINDRRGEGKSLGYLGNAYEAQGNYDEAIRYYASSLKIAREVNDRRGEGKTLGSMGSAYYALGNYGKAIDYHNAGLEIARKIKNRDGERMALNQIGLTLEKQKQTDLSIVFYKQSVNISESIRKDIRKLDRDLQNSYLSNVEGSYRRLADLLLQQGRVMEALQVLDLLKVQELEDYLKNIKGSDRTAQGVRILEPEKAISNKLLAVSFENSPEINDLLAKQIQQLPKSEINKVPDYLQQIPQGTVLLYPLILSDRLEIILFSPNTLPISRTVKIPKDKLEALISNFRDGVRDVSSDDVKDPATALYTLLIKPIETELTQAKAQTILYAPDGQLRYVPLAALYNGRQWLVEKYRISNLIAYSLSDFSLQPKTKPSILAGAFGGREGEQKFGQVALPATLTEVKTIANKFQNSVALTENDFSRQAIESKLKNHNIIHLATHAEFNTGAPDNSFIIFGNGDKIRLHEITDWQIPNVDLIILSACQTGLGAFGSGVEILGFGYQVQKAGAKNAIASLWSVNDVGTGSLMTAFYAELQKENVAIAESLRRSQIALINSPDYNHPYFWSAFFAIGNGL, from the coding sequence ATGACTTCTCGGTTCTATGCGCTGACGCTTGTATTGACAACTGGGTTTGGTGGAATCTTACTACCACCTGATCCGTCCTTTGTGAACGCTCAAACGCAAACAACTCAAACTCGCAAAGCAGAAGCGGATCGACTGTTGGATTTGGGAACTCAGCAATATAAACTTAGCCAGTTTGAACCCGCATTGCAGTCATGGCAACAAGCCTTAGTCATCTATCAAGAAATCAAAGATCGTCAGAAAGAGGGAATATTACATGGAAATCTAGGCAAAATATATGAATCACTGGGGCGCTACGATCAAGCGATCGCTTCTCATCGCCAGAGTTTAGCGATCGCTCAGGAGCTAGGCGATCGCCGTAGCGAAGGAGAGTCTCTGATCAATCTCGGCGTTGTCTACCGCGCTCTGGGGAACTACTCACAAGCGATCGCCCACCATGAGCAAAGCTTAGTGATTACCCGTGAGACTGGCAATCGCCGTGGTGAAGGATCAGCTTTGGGTAATTTGGGAATGAATTACTATGCTCAGGGCGACTATGTGAAAGCGATCGCATTTCACGAGCAGCGTTTAGCCATTGCCCTCGAAATCAAAGACCGTCAAGGGGAAGGCAATGCTATGGGTAATCTCGGCAATGCCTATCGCGCTCAGGGTAACTTTGCTAAAGCCATTGAGTATCAAGAAAAGCGTTTAGCAATTACCCGTGAGATCAAAGAAATACGCGGAGAAGGACAGGCTCTTGGCTTTTTAGGACTGGTTTATCGCTCCCTTGGGGACTATCCCAAATCGATCAGCTATTACAAGCAGAGCTTAGCGATCGCTACTAAAATCAATGATCGACTGAGCAGAGCCAAGTCCCTCGGTTACTTAGGCAATGCCTACTACGATCAGGGTAACTATCAGGAGGCAGTTAAATATCATCAGTCGAGTTTAGATGCGGCGCGAGAAATTAACGATCGCCGTGGTGAAGGGAAGTCACTGGGATATTTAGGGAATGCTTACGAAGCGCAGGGTAATTATGATGAAGCGATCAGATACTATGCGTCAAGCTTAAAAATTGCCCGTGAAGTCAATGATCGCCGTGGTGAAGGGAAAACACTGGGTTCTATGGGAAGTGCCTATTATGCCCTTGGTAACTATGGGAAAGCGATCGACTACCATAACGCAGGATTAGAAATTGCCCGTAAGATCAAAAACCGTGATGGCGAAAGAATGGCTCTAAATCAGATCGGCTTGACCCTTGAAAAACAAAAACAAACGGATTTGTCCATCGTCTTCTACAAGCAATCAGTCAACATCAGTGAATCGATCCGTAAAGATATTCGTAAACTTGATCGAGATTTACAAAATTCCTATTTAAGTAATGTGGAAGGTTCTTACCGTCGCCTTGCCGACCTATTACTCCAACAAGGTCGAGTCATGGAAGCTCTGCAAGTTCTCGATCTCCTCAAGGTGCAGGAACTAGAGGACTATCTTAAAAACATTAAAGGCAGCGATCGCACTGCTCAAGGGGTAAGGATTTTAGAACCAGAGAAAGCGATTAGCAATAAGCTGTTAGCGGTTAGCTTTGAAAATAGTCCTGAAATTAACGACCTACTTGCTAAGCAGATCCAACAGCTTCCCAAATCAGAAATTAACAAAGTCCCCGACTATCTCCAACAAATCCCACAGGGAACTGTGCTACTTTATCCTCTGATTTTAAGCGATCGCCTTGAAATCATCCTCTTCTCACCCAACACACTCCCCATCAGCCGCACGGTGAAAATTCCCAAGGATAAACTAGAAGCTTTAATTTCTAACTTTAGGGATGGAGTTCGTGATGTTAGTTCCGATGATGTCAAAGATCCTGCCACTGCACTCTATACTCTGCTGATTAAACCCATCGAAACGGAACTTACTCAAGCCAAAGCTCAAACTATCCTCTATGCTCCTGATGGACAACTACGCTATGTTCCCCTCGCCGCTCTCTACAATGGCAGGCAATGGCTAGTGGAGAAATATCGAATTAGCAATCTCATCGCCTATAGCCTTTCTGACTTTTCACTCCAACCCAAAACTAAACCCAGTATCTTAGCAGGAGCATTTGGCGGAAGAGAAGGAGAGCAGAAGTTTGGACAAGTTGCTTTACCTGCGACACTGACCGAGGTCAAAACGATCGCTAACAAATTTCAAAACTCTGTTGCTTTAACTGAAAATGACTTTAGTCGCCAAGCGATCGAATCGAAGTTAAAGAATCATAATATTATTCACCTTGCCACCCATGCAGAATTCAATACGGGTGCGCCAGACAATTCCTTTATTATTTTTGGTAATGGCGACAAAATCCGCCTTCATGAAATCACGGATTGGCAAATTCCCAATGTGGATTTGATCATCTTAAGTGCCTGTCAGACTGGATTAGGTGCTTTCGGTAGTGGCGTAGAAATCTTAGGTTTTGGTTATCAAGTTCAGAAAGCAGGGGCAAAAAATGCGATCGCTTCTCTGTGGTCGGTTAATGATGTGGGGACAGGTTCGCTGATGACTGCTTTTTATGCTGAATTGCAAAAAGAGAATGTGGCGATCGCTGAGTCATTAAGGCGATCTCAAATTGCTTTGATAAATTCCCCAGACTATAACCATCCCTACTTTTGGTCAGCATTTTTTGCGATCGGTAATGGGTTGTAG
- a CDS encoding pentapeptide repeat-containing protein — protein sequence MDAALTSQDILRRYAQGDRDFSGLNLNGIKLSGANLSRTDWLDVNLSKAYLNSTVFTFACLTRANMRGALMVGANLCGANLNQASMSNVNLSNADLHGASLQGTTLFGANLSLANLMDANLIDADMRTVNLSGANLVGACMKGANLRQERAIGDQHEIDAGKKKRSTANLTGANLSGADLRGANLSGADLHKADLRGANLQEATLSGANLIEAKLNNANMQGVFLSEANLSCAMLSGAILNNAKLERAILIDADFNGVSLRSAVMADIKASRVQMKGTDLTDVKLTRADLSRANLHGAIMVRTNLIEAYLARTNLANADLTDAILNRAELSSANLVGAILKGATLPDGKVHK from the coding sequence ATGGATGCAGCACTTACTTCTCAAGATATTTTGCGCCGCTATGCACAGGGCGATCGCGACTTTAGCGGGCTTAATCTGAATGGCATCAAACTTAGCGGTGCAAATCTGAGTCGTACCGATTGGCTAGATGTTAACTTGTCTAAAGCCTATCTCAATAGTACCGTCTTCACCTTTGCTTGCCTGACTCGTGCGAATATGCGCGGAGCCTTAATGGTGGGGGCAAATCTCTGTGGTGCAAATCTTAATCAAGCAAGCATGAGTAATGTCAATCTATCCAATGCGGATTTGCATGGAGCTAGTTTGCAAGGAACGACGTTATTTGGAGCTAATCTTAGTCTTGCTAATTTAATGGATGCAAACTTAATTGATGCGGATATGCGAACCGTGAACTTGAGTGGGGCGAACCTCGTCGGTGCTTGTATGAAAGGTGCAAATCTCAGACAAGAAAGAGCGATCGGCGATCAACATGAAATTGATGCTGGTAAAAAGAAGCGCAGCACTGCGAATCTAACGGGGGCAAATCTATCTGGGGCGGATTTGCGCGGTGCAAATTTATCTGGGGCAGATTTACACAAAGCGGATTTAAGGGGAGCAAATCTGCAAGAAGCAACTCTCAGTGGGGCTAATCTGATTGAAGCGAAGTTAAATAATGCCAATATGCAAGGGGTCTTTCTTTCGGAGGCTAATCTCAGTTGTGCCATGCTTTCAGGTGCGATTTTAAATAATGCCAAACTGGAACGCGCCATCTTAATTGATGCAGACTTTAATGGAGTTTCATTGCGAAGTGCGGTTATGGCAGATATTAAGGCAAGTCGCGTGCAGATGAAAGGAACTGATCTCACGGATGTTAAATTGACTCGAGCCGATCTCAGCCGCGCTAATCTTCATGGGGCAATTATGGTTCGCACTAATCTTATTGAAGCTTATCTGGCGCGGACAAATCTCGCTAATGCTGACCTGACCGACGCGATTCTCAATCGTGCTGAATTAAGTAGCGCTAATCTTGTTGGCGCGATTCTCAAGGGTGCGACCCTTCCTGATGGCAAAGTCCATAAATAA
- a CDS encoding tRNA1(Val) (adenine(37)-N6)-methyltransferase, with the protein MRNSCFYFKQFAIAQDKCAMKVGTDGILLGAWTKLPENAQILDIGTGTGLLALMLAQRSQSSNTFPNIFPNTFIDAVEIDHDAYQQAKENIESSPWRDRINIDHASIQDWAIACSQQYDLIISNPPFFENAFKPSQNSRTLARHSDSLSQTDLLQIATQLLKPNGHLAVIYPTDLANNFLAKAQSFNLFCDRQVQVKPTPQSPVKRILLELSPTQYAAQTTMLTIEESKHLYTQDYIALVKDFYLNL; encoded by the coding sequence ATGCGAAATTCCTGTTTTTACTTTAAACAATTTGCGATCGCTCAAGACAAATGTGCGATGAAAGTAGGAACAGATGGCATTTTGTTGGGTGCATGGACAAAGCTGCCTGAAAATGCTCAAATTCTGGATATTGGCACAGGTACAGGCTTGCTAGCCCTAATGTTGGCGCAGCGATCGCAATCATCAAATACATTTCCCAATATATTCCCCAATACATTTATTGATGCAGTGGAAATTGATCATGATGCTTATCAACAGGCTAAAGAGAATATTGAGAGTTCGCCTTGGCGCGATCGCATTAATATCGATCATGCCAGTATTCAAGACTGGGCGATCGCTTGTTCTCAGCAATATGACTTGATTATTTCTAATCCGCCATTTTTTGAGAACGCCTTTAAACCTTCACAAAATTCTAGAACCTTAGCCAGACATAGTGACAGCCTTTCCCAAACTGATCTTCTCCAAATCGCAACACAATTGTTAAAACCAAATGGACATTTAGCAGTTATTTATCCTACCGATTTAGCTAATAATTTTCTCGCTAAAGCTCAGAGTTTTAATTTATTTTGCGATCGCCAAGTTCAAGTCAAACCAACTCCTCAAAGTCCAGTCAAACGGATATTACTAGAATTAAGCCCCACTCAATATGCCGCTCAAACAACGATGCTCACCATCGAAGAGAGCAAACACCTGTACACGCAAGACTACATTGCTTTAGTAAAAGACTTTTATCTAAATTTATAA